The following coding sequences are from one Myxococcus stipitatus window:
- a CDS encoding DUF4388 domain-containing protein has protein sequence MKTLLLAESHPPTLEHLTGLLSQAGYSVRAVNDPVAVLEHFAADNPDVMVLSVDLPRVDGAHVVHLIRGHSQGGRVPIVAIDKGHLGRARGVGSVLDLKVNAYVADPLKPGELVPKLESLVRAAQAVPLTGLAATLSRPAVNSGDLKGYPLPGLLHSIHRLRRDGVLVAAHRGLSRRVYFLRGGPVSFDSTSKDDALPRFLVDRKVLTQPQAERVVEALGSGLRIGAALADAGVEAAGEELSQLLRDYTRDRLSRVLGMREGRYAFYSGDEFTKEVASVDLPPLAQVLEGARRCFPLKVMAAALRAHMAEYPVRSPEFGRDLPAMALDTDDIKIAMQVNGRIVLKELLAHGRGELRAAYSLLWFLKLTGGVTFSPTPVATGADVLSTAVVPDRIGPRKRKSLPAETAASLREEAVRIITRSYFGSLGLDITADAESVERAYHETAMRFHPDTYAEFDIYDLKDLLESVQEKLSASYRVLSVEEKRKAYLQYLFSKLDVGRNTAVVVDAEIALRRGEAALKRRDFVSAQTAFEEAVNLNSREPEYYSFLAWATYQAASGPLVQRAQKAQKVLKKALSLGPYVERLHIIAAIIDMDLGDAPLARKKLLKVLEYNPYSQLAKAALRKVGR, from the coding sequence TTGAAGACGCTTCTGCTCGCCGAGAGCCATCCTCCCACGCTCGAACACCTGACGGGCCTGCTCTCCCAGGCCGGGTATTCCGTGCGCGCGGTGAATGACCCCGTCGCAGTGCTCGAGCATTTCGCGGCGGACAATCCGGATGTGATGGTGTTGTCGGTGGACCTGCCTCGCGTGGATGGGGCGCACGTGGTGCACCTCATCCGAGGGCACAGCCAGGGTGGGCGGGTGCCCATCGTCGCCATCGACAAGGGGCACCTGGGGCGCGCGCGCGGCGTGGGCTCCGTGCTGGACCTGAAGGTCAACGCGTACGTGGCGGACCCGCTCAAGCCTGGCGAGCTGGTGCCCAAGCTGGAGTCGCTGGTGCGCGCGGCGCAGGCCGTCCCGCTCACGGGGCTGGCGGCCACGCTGTCGCGTCCGGCGGTGAACAGTGGCGACCTGAAGGGCTACCCGTTGCCTGGCCTGTTGCACTCCATCCACCGGCTGCGCAGGGACGGCGTGCTGGTGGCGGCGCACCGGGGCCTGAGCCGGCGGGTGTACTTCCTGCGCGGTGGTCCGGTGAGCTTCGACTCGACCAGCAAGGACGACGCGCTGCCGCGCTTCCTGGTGGACCGGAAGGTGCTCACGCAGCCGCAGGCGGAGCGGGTGGTGGAGGCGTTGGGGTCCGGGCTGCGCATCGGCGCGGCGCTGGCGGACGCGGGCGTGGAGGCGGCGGGCGAGGAGCTGTCGCAGCTGTTGCGCGACTACACGCGCGACCGGCTGTCGCGCGTGCTGGGCATGCGCGAGGGCCGCTACGCCTTCTATTCGGGCGACGAGTTCACGAAGGAGGTCGCGTCGGTGGACCTCCCGCCGCTGGCGCAGGTGCTGGAGGGCGCGCGGCGGTGCTTCCCGTTGAAGGTGATGGCGGCGGCGCTGCGCGCGCACATGGCCGAGTACCCGGTGCGCTCGCCGGAGTTCGGCCGGGACCTGCCCGCGATGGCGCTGGACACGGACGACATCAAGATCGCCATGCAGGTCAACGGTCGCATCGTGCTGAAGGAGCTGCTGGCGCACGGCCGGGGTGAGCTGCGCGCGGCGTATTCGCTCCTGTGGTTCCTGAAGCTGACGGGCGGGGTGACCTTCTCCCCGACGCCGGTGGCGACGGGGGCGGACGTGTTGTCGACGGCGGTGGTGCCGGACCGCATCGGCCCGCGCAAGCGCAAGTCGCTGCCGGCGGAGACAGCGGCGTCGCTGCGCGAGGAGGCGGTGCGCATCATCACCCGCAGCTACTTCGGCAGCCTGGGGCTGGACATCACCGCGGACGCGGAGTCGGTGGAGCGCGCGTACCACGAGACGGCGATGCGCTTCCATCCGGACACCTACGCCGAGTTCGACATCTACGACCTGAAGGACCTGCTGGAGTCGGTGCAGGAGAAGCTGTCGGCGTCGTACCGGGTGCTGAGCGTGGAGGAGAAGCGCAAGGCGTACCTCCAGTACCTGTTCAGCAAGCTGGACGTGGGGCGCAACACGGCGGTGGTGGTGGACGCGGAGATCGCGCTCCGCCGGGGCGAGGCGGCGCTCAAGCGACGCGACTTCGTGTCGGCGCAGACCGCGTTCGAGGAGGCGGTGAACCTCAACTCGAGGGAGCCGGAGTACTACTCGTTCCTGGCCTGGGCGACGTACCAGGCGGCCTCCGGGCCGCTCGTGCAGCGGGCGCAGAAGGCGCAAAAAGTCTTGAAGAAGGCGCTGTCGCTGGGGCCGTATGTGGAGCGGCTGCACATCATCGCGGCCATCATCGACATGGACCTGGGTGACGCGCCGCTGGCGCGCAAGAAGCTGCTGAAGGTGCTGGAGTACAACCCGTACTCCCAGCTCGCCAAGGCGGCGTTGCGCAAGGTGGGGCGGTAA
- a CDS encoding CehA/McbA family metallohydrolase, giving the protein MTRLRLLLAKLARAVAGLVLLVLGLAGFFALPASFVSYPVVPAAERVPPRWAKGAFHVHTTRSDGRGSPRDVARAARAAGLDFVVLTDHNDFTPPAPAWVDGVLLVPGVEVSTSAGHLVAFGMERPLRDVSKWMPPGDAVRAVADAGGTAVLAHPVQRRNPWTDAPSASEAPGFELYSADTFFRHATSHPVSRLLPAVGAYLAQPVHGVMLLVAPEPGPGDHFLGLSQQRPRLSFCAHDAHGLPSYESVFQAMATYLPPEEVPLPLPEDAGAAAALVTKALAGGRGLCAFRALGEPEGFVLEGVTAERREARVGDVLKVRLPGRPEPGTVRVEVWGSGRLGPDGESVELTGEGVARVEVWAKGPGRFFGSEWRPWIVPGPVRVLPRGPGI; this is encoded by the coding sequence GTGACGCGCCTCCGGCTCCTCCTGGCCAAGCTGGCTCGCGCGGTGGCGGGCCTGGTGCTGCTGGTGCTCGGGCTCGCGGGGTTCTTCGCGTTGCCCGCCTCGTTCGTGAGCTACCCCGTGGTGCCCGCGGCGGAGCGTGTCCCGCCTCGCTGGGCGAAGGGGGCCTTCCACGTCCACACCACGCGCTCGGACGGGCGGGGCTCGCCCCGGGACGTGGCCCGCGCGGCGAGGGCGGCGGGGCTCGACTTCGTCGTGTTGACGGACCACAACGACTTCACGCCGCCGGCGCCCGCGTGGGTGGACGGAGTGCTGCTGGTCCCCGGAGTGGAGGTGTCCACCTCGGCGGGGCACCTGGTCGCCTTCGGGATGGAGCGTCCGCTGCGAGACGTCTCGAAGTGGATGCCTCCCGGGGACGCGGTCCGGGCGGTGGCGGACGCGGGAGGCACGGCCGTCCTCGCGCACCCCGTGCAGCGTCGAAACCCCTGGACGGACGCCCCGAGCGCGTCGGAGGCCCCGGGCTTCGAGCTGTACTCGGCGGACACCTTCTTCCGACATGCGACGAGCCATCCCGTCAGCCGGCTCCTGCCCGCCGTGGGCGCGTACCTCGCCCAGCCGGTGCATGGGGTGATGCTGCTGGTTGCGCCCGAGCCCGGGCCCGGGGACCACTTCCTGGGGCTGTCCCAGCAGCGTCCGCGCCTCTCCTTCTGCGCGCATGACGCCCACGGGCTGCCCTCGTACGAGAGCGTCTTCCAGGCGATGGCCACCTACCTGCCACCGGAGGAGGTCCCCTTGCCCCTGCCCGAGGACGCCGGGGCGGCGGCGGCGCTCGTGACGAAGGCGCTCGCGGGGGGCCGGGGGCTGTGTGCGTTCCGGGCGTTGGGCGAGCCCGAGGGCTTCGTCCTGGAGGGCGTGACGGCCGAGCGGCGCGAGGCTCGGGTGGGAGACGTGTTGAAGGTCCGTCTGCCCGGTCGCCCGGAGCCGGGGACGGTCCGGGTGGAGGTGTGGGGGAGCGGGAGGCTCGGGCCGGATGGCGAGTCCGTGGAGCTGACGGGCGAGGGCGTGGCGCGGGTGGAGGTGTGGGCGAAGGGGCCCGGGCGCTTCTTCGGTTCGGAGTGGCGGCCGTGGATCGTCCCGGGGCCCGTGCGCGTGCTGCCCCGAGGCCCGGGCATCTGA
- a CDS encoding ABC transporter ATP-binding protein encodes MHQTLWRLLRYARPHVPVLVLAFVCMALVGLATGAYAYLTGPALRFLLSGGDEGFASAQRVPWLADLPRDAALWGFPLVMVVVGAVKGVGYLGQFYFMGLFAQRVVKDLRRDVFVKLTSLSPAQLSRERQGDLLSRFSGDVTAVEMAAMYTVGSYLRDSLQVLILAGVALSMSPLLGGLMLLVIPLAALPASRLTRKVLKGTREGQTQLGHLAGQLHEGLGGLRTIQAFNGQEAELARFASHAKAHEDAVVGAAWARGAVPGLMEVLAAAALAGALAYAASAKLMPPEALLSLLTAVILVYQPVKDLGRVTQFAVQAGAAGERLFALLDLRHPVADAPDAVAAPPVERSIALEDVRFSYGDRRALDGVSLELKAGQVTALVGGSGGGKSTVTTLLLRFDRPQEGRLRLDGVDADRYTAASVREQFALVTQEPLLFQGTVLDNLRYARPDATREEVEAAARVANADGFIRALPRGYDTRIGERGVTLSGGQRQRLCIARAVLARARVLVLDEATSSLDPESEREVQAALAAVLPGRTALVIAHRLSTVVNADVLHVMEAGRSVEHGTHAELLQAGGRYAALWRMQTEGPAERGVA; translated from the coding sequence ATGCATCAGACTCTGTGGCGACTGTTGCGCTATGCGCGTCCGCACGTGCCGGTGCTCGTGCTGGCCTTCGTGTGCATGGCCCTGGTGGGGCTGGCGACGGGGGCCTATGCGTACCTCACGGGGCCGGCGCTGCGCTTCCTGCTGTCGGGCGGGGACGAGGGCTTCGCCAGCGCGCAGCGGGTGCCGTGGCTGGCGGACCTGCCTCGGGACGCCGCGCTGTGGGGCTTCCCCCTGGTGATGGTCGTCGTCGGCGCGGTGAAGGGCGTGGGCTACCTGGGGCAGTTCTACTTCATGGGCCTGTTCGCGCAGCGGGTGGTGAAGGACCTGCGGCGGGACGTCTTCGTGAAGCTCACGTCGCTGTCGCCCGCGCAGCTGTCGCGCGAGCGTCAGGGCGACCTGCTCAGCCGCTTCTCCGGGGACGTCACGGCGGTGGAGATGGCGGCCATGTACACGGTGGGTTCGTACCTGCGCGACAGCCTCCAGGTGCTCATCCTCGCGGGCGTGGCGCTGTCGATGAGCCCGCTGCTGGGCGGGCTGATGCTGCTGGTGATTCCGCTGGCGGCGCTCCCGGCGTCCAGGCTGACGCGCAAGGTGCTGAAGGGCACGCGCGAGGGCCAGACGCAGCTGGGGCACCTGGCGGGGCAGCTCCACGAGGGGCTGGGGGGCTTGAGGACCATCCAGGCCTTCAACGGACAGGAGGCGGAGCTGGCGCGCTTCGCGTCGCACGCGAAGGCGCACGAGGACGCGGTGGTGGGCGCGGCGTGGGCGCGGGGCGCGGTGCCGGGGCTGATGGAGGTGCTCGCGGCGGCGGCGCTCGCCGGGGCGCTGGCGTACGCGGCGAGCGCGAAGCTGATGCCGCCCGAGGCGCTGTTGTCGCTGCTGACGGCGGTCATCCTCGTGTACCAGCCGGTGAAGGACCTGGGGCGCGTGACGCAGTTCGCGGTCCAGGCGGGCGCGGCGGGGGAGCGGCTCTTCGCGCTGCTCGACCTGCGGCATCCGGTGGCGGACGCGCCGGACGCGGTGGCGGCGCCGCCCGTCGAACGCTCCATCGCGCTGGAGGACGTGCGCTTCTCGTATGGCGACCGCAGGGCGCTGGACGGCGTGTCCCTGGAGTTGAAGGCGGGGCAGGTGACGGCGCTCGTCGGCGGCAGCGGGGGTGGCAAGAGCACGGTGACGACGTTGTTGCTGCGCTTCGACCGGCCCCAGGAGGGACGGCTGCGGCTGGATGGCGTGGACGCGGACCGGTACACGGCGGCGAGTGTCCGCGAGCAGTTCGCGCTGGTGACGCAGGAGCCGCTGTTGTTCCAGGGCACGGTGCTGGACAACCTGCGCTACGCGCGTCCGGACGCCACGCGGGAGGAGGTCGAGGCGGCGGCGCGGGTGGCGAACGCGGACGGCTTCATCCGCGCGCTGCCGCGGGGCTACGACACGCGCATCGGCGAGCGGGGCGTGACGCTGAGCGGTGGACAGCGTCAGCGGCTGTGCATCGCGCGGGCGGTGCTCGCGCGGGCGCGGGTGCTGGTGTTGGACGAGGCGACGAGCAGCCTCGACCCGGAGAGCGAGCGCGAGGTGCAGGCGGCGCTGGCGGCGGTCCTCCCGGGGCGCACCGCGCTCGTCATCGCGCATCGCTTGTCCACCGTGGTGAACGCGGACGTGCTGCACGTGATGGAGGCGGGCCGGTCGGTCGAGCACGGCACGCACGCCGAGCTGCTCCAGGCCGGCGGCCGCTACGCCGCGCTCTGGCGGATGCAGACGGAAGGGCCGGCCGAGCGGGGCGTGGCGTGA
- a CDS encoding 3-deoxy-D-manno-octulosonic acid transferase: MRLLYILATYLLFPLLLPVLCLHRKTRHGLKQRLGFYAPGDLPPRGDGPVLWLHGASAGDLLALAPMFAPLRARFPGCQLIVSTMTDSGHEMARGRLAKDIDGVVYVPYDLWGATRRAVKALRPDLLVLEYTEVWPNLIRAAKRSHARVVMTNGRFSPANVGRYRWLFRLIGNPLEDFDLLLMREEGEAERARELGARADWVKVTGNTKFDALASGATSDDEVLRGALGLAPGERVWIAGSTHEGEEELLFGVYRRLLARWPDLRLVVAPRYVDRAPRIVALAREAGLEVGLRSTGGGARTRVVVLDTIGELSRAYRLGTVVFVGGSFTKRGGQNILEPAGQGRPVLYGPHMDNFRDSVALLTGQGGVQVADAEALHARLEELLADPERLEALGSQALATVRRISGASERNAEAMTTLFPHGRVEPR, encoded by the coding sequence ATGCGCCTCCTGTACATCCTCGCCACCTACCTGCTCTTCCCGCTGCTGCTGCCGGTGCTCTGTCTGCATCGCAAGACGCGTCACGGGTTGAAGCAGCGGCTGGGGTTCTACGCGCCGGGGGACCTGCCTCCGCGCGGCGATGGCCCGGTGCTCTGGCTCCATGGCGCGAGCGCGGGGGACCTGCTCGCGCTGGCGCCCATGTTCGCCCCCCTGCGCGCGCGCTTCCCCGGCTGCCAGCTCATCGTCTCCACGATGACGGACAGCGGCCATGAGATGGCGCGGGGACGGTTGGCGAAGGACATCGACGGGGTGGTGTACGTCCCCTACGACTTGTGGGGCGCGACGCGCCGGGCGGTGAAGGCACTGCGTCCGGACCTGCTGGTGCTCGAGTACACCGAGGTGTGGCCCAACCTCATCCGCGCGGCGAAGCGGAGTCACGCGCGCGTGGTGATGACGAATGGCCGCTTCTCTCCCGCCAACGTGGGCAGGTACCGCTGGCTGTTCCGGCTCATCGGCAATCCGCTGGAGGACTTCGACCTCCTGCTGATGCGCGAGGAGGGCGAGGCCGAGCGGGCTCGCGAGCTGGGGGCGAGAGCGGACTGGGTGAAGGTGACGGGCAACACGAAGTTCGACGCGCTGGCCTCGGGCGCGACGAGCGACGACGAGGTGTTGCGCGGAGCGCTCGGGTTGGCGCCCGGCGAGCGGGTGTGGATCGCCGGCAGCACGCACGAGGGCGAGGAGGAGCTGCTGTTCGGCGTGTACCGGAGGTTGCTCGCGCGGTGGCCGGACCTGCGGCTCGTGGTGGCGCCGCGCTACGTGGACCGTGCGCCGCGCATCGTCGCGCTGGCGCGGGAGGCGGGCCTGGAGGTGGGCCTGCGCTCGACGGGGGGTGGGGCGCGGACGCGGGTGGTGGTGCTGGACACGATTGGCGAGCTGTCGCGCGCGTACCGCCTGGGGACGGTGGTGTTCGTGGGGGGCTCGTTCACGAAGCGCGGTGGCCAGAACATCCTGGAGCCCGCGGGGCAGGGCAGGCCGGTGTTGTACGGACCGCACATGGACAACTTCCGGGACAGCGTGGCGCTGCTGACGGGGCAGGGCGGGGTGCAGGTCGCGGACGCGGAGGCGTTGCATGCGCGGCTGGAGGAGCTGCTCGCGGACCCGGAGCGGCTCGAGGCGCTGGGAAGCCAGGCCCTGGCGACGGTGCGCCGCATCTCCGGCGCGAGCGAGAGGAACGCGGAAGCCATGACGACGCTCTTTCCCCACGGGAGGGTCGAACCGCGATGA
- a CDS encoding glycosyltransferase family 4 protein, with protein sequence MTLIVHPHFHKRYTGVTRHVETVVPALVKGSNSETRVIGSGLSDGLPRITWPELLRRARSEPVVWHAHRNNELLAGLMLKLLGRNVRLVFTRHTSMVPSGFTRLLARSADALVSLTRQVAEAFALPSTIISHGVDLARFHPPEDRDEAWARLGQGGRFGVGVIGRVRKEKGQGDFIEAVRPLVSSYPDWQAVLVGLAKGPDLDWVNGLRSGIEGRVSLAGEQSVIEPWYRGLTILVHPSYSEGYSLVHVEAMASGCCVVASKLPYLDTLIEDGRTGFFFEPGDVKALRELLDMLMREPERARQVGRNAAEEARRRCGVEHEAHALDDLYRMLLGR encoded by the coding sequence ATGACGCTCATCGTCCACCCGCACTTCCACAAGCGGTACACGGGGGTGACGCGCCACGTGGAGACGGTGGTGCCGGCGCTCGTGAAGGGGTCGAACTCGGAGACCCGGGTCATCGGCTCGGGGCTCAGCGACGGCCTGCCGCGAATCACCTGGCCGGAGCTGCTGCGCCGCGCGCGCAGCGAGCCCGTGGTGTGGCACGCGCACCGGAACAACGAGCTGTTGGCGGGGCTGATGCTGAAGCTGCTGGGGCGGAACGTGCGGCTGGTGTTCACCCGGCACACGTCGATGGTCCCGAGCGGCTTCACCCGGCTGCTGGCGCGGAGCGCGGACGCGCTGGTGTCGCTGACCAGGCAGGTCGCGGAGGCGTTCGCGCTGCCGTCGACCATCATCTCGCACGGGGTCGACCTGGCGCGCTTCCACCCCCCGGAGGACCGGGACGAGGCGTGGGCGCGGTTGGGGCAGGGGGGACGCTTCGGCGTGGGCGTCATCGGCCGCGTGCGCAAGGAGAAGGGGCAGGGGGACTTCATCGAGGCCGTGCGTCCCCTGGTGTCGTCCTATCCGGACTGGCAGGCGGTGCTGGTGGGGCTGGCGAAGGGGCCGGACCTGGACTGGGTGAACGGCCTGCGTTCGGGCATCGAGGGGCGGGTGTCGCTCGCGGGCGAGCAGTCCGTCATCGAGCCCTGGTACCGGGGGCTCACCATCCTCGTGCACCCGTCCTATTCGGAGGGGTATTCGCTGGTGCACGTGGAGGCGATGGCCTCCGGGTGCTGCGTGGTGGCGTCGAAGCTGCCGTACCTGGACACGCTCATCGAGGATGGGCGCACGGGGTTCTTCTTCGAGCCCGGGGACGTGAAGGCGCTGCGGGAGCTGCTGGACATGCTGATGCGGGAGCCGGAGCGGGCGCGGCAGGTGGGGCGCAACGCGGCGGAGGAGGCTCGGCGCCGGTGTGGCGTGGAGCACGAGGCGCACGCCCTCGATGACCTGTACCGCATGTTGCTGGGGCGGTGA